In Candidatus Poribacteria bacterium, a single genomic region encodes these proteins:
- a CDS encoding tRNA (adenine-N1)-methyltransferase, whose protein sequence is MPIKEGDLVLVYLPDDSTYLVAAQPDKTLGTHKGNLNLGDLIDREYGDIIQLSRSPAYLLEPSIEDLIMKVQRGTNIVYPKEIGLLLLAANIRSGRKVLEIGTGSGALTIALAFAVAPEGRVYTYDVREDFLKLARRNVERAGVSDYVEFGLKKPGEPVAQDMMDAVILDIPAPWDEIETVKSALKPSGRLVSLNPTYNQIERMAETLRKDGFVMIRSMEILCRPILAREGRTRPVQQMVAHTEFILTAAYVGDTSAHRETER, encoded by the coding sequence ATGCCGATAAAGGAGGGAGATCTGGTACTGGTTTACCTCCCCGATGATTCCACCTACCTGGTGGCCGCGCAACCGGATAAAACCCTTGGAACACATAAGGGAAACCTGAACCTCGGCGACCTGATCGATAGGGAATATGGTGATATTATACAGCTTTCAAGATCCCCCGCATACCTTCTTGAACCCAGCATAGAGGATCTGATTATGAAGGTGCAAAGGGGGACGAATATCGTCTACCCGAAGGAGATCGGGCTGTTGCTTCTGGCGGCGAACATACGGAGCGGCCGTAAGGTTCTGGAGATAGGAACCGGATCGGGAGCGTTGACCATAGCGCTGGCCTTCGCCGTTGCACCCGAAGGCAGAGTGTATACCTATGATGTTAGGGAGGATTTCCTGAAACTCGCCAGACGAAACGTGGAACGGGCCGGGGTTTCAGATTATGTGGAGTTCGGATTGAAAAAACCCGGCGAACCGGTAGCCCAGGACATGATGGATGCCGTTATCCTGGATATACCCGCTCCATGGGATGAGATCGAAACGGTTAAATCCGCCCTCAAGCCCAGCGGGAGGTTGGTAAGCTTAAACCCGACATATAACCAGATAGAGAGGATGGCCGAGACGCTCAGAAAAGATGGGTTCGTGATGATAAGGTCAATGGAGATCTTATGTAGGCCGATCCTCGCCCGGGAGGGACGAACGAGGCCCGTCCAACAGATGGTAGCCCATACGGAGTTCATTCTCACGGCCGCATATGTAGGCGACACCTCCGCTCATCGAGAGACCGAGCGATGA